In the genome of Streptomyces pactum, one region contains:
- a CDS encoding alpha/beta fold hydrolase gives MTYATTPDGTRIAYQLRGEGPVLVLLAGQANNHHWWDAVRADFHPARSTLTLDYRGTGDSDKPDTPHSTELFAEDVVAVLDHLGIDRADVYGTSMGGRVAQQLAARHPHRVGALVLGCTSPGGPHGVERGDDVRRALAGPPEAARQALLELMYTPRWLAGHPGPHHTLGDPGMPAHSRRRHRAASDRHDAWELLPRIGAPTLVLHGTDDRLNPTANAALLADRIPGARLHLIPGARHAYFEEARDHAGPLVLDFLTTATPHRP, from the coding sequence ATGACGTACGCGACGACACCCGACGGGACCCGGATCGCCTACCAGCTCCGGGGCGAGGGGCCGGTGCTGGTGCTGCTGGCGGGCCAGGCCAACAACCACCACTGGTGGGACGCGGTCCGCGCCGATTTCCACCCCGCCCGCAGCACCCTCACCCTCGACTACCGCGGCACCGGCGACAGCGACAAGCCCGACACCCCCCACAGCACCGAACTCTTCGCCGAGGACGTCGTCGCCGTCCTCGACCACCTCGGCATCGACCGGGCCGACGTCTACGGCACCTCCATGGGGGGCCGGGTGGCCCAGCAACTCGCCGCCCGCCACCCGCACCGGGTCGGCGCCCTCGTCCTGGGGTGCACCTCACCCGGCGGCCCGCACGGCGTCGAACGCGGCGACGACGTCCGCCGGGCCCTGGCCGGGCCTCCGGAAGCCGCGCGGCAGGCCCTGCTGGAGCTGATGTACACCCCGCGCTGGCTCGCCGGCCACCCCGGCCCCCACCACACCCTGGGCGACCCCGGCATGCCGGCCCACTCCCGGCGCCGCCACCGCGCGGCGAGCGACCGGCACGACGCCTGGGAGCTGCTGCCCCGCATCGGCGCACCCACCCTGGTCCTGCACGGCACCGACGACCGGCTCAACCCCACGGCCAACGCCGCGCTGCTCGCCGACCGCATTCCCGGTGCCCGGCTCCACCTGATCCCCGGCGCGCGCCACGCCTACTTCGAGGAGGCCCGCGACCACGCCGGCCCCCTCGTCCTGGACTTCCTCACCACCGCCACCCCGCACCGGCCGTAG